The Fortiea contorta PCC 7126 genome has a segment encoding these proteins:
- the sat gene encoding sulfate adenylyltransferase, with protein sequence MSHQQEAIAPHGGKLVNRIATPEQRAEFLSKADFLPRVQLDARAVSDLEMIAIGGFSPLTGFMNQEDYDRVVTQMRLANGVVWSIPITLSVTPQVASPLPEGGLIRLDNPKGEFIGVLELTQKYEYDKNREAVNVYRTDDAKHPGVQVLYNQGAIHLAGDIWLLQRDSHPQFPAYQIDPAASRQMFQAKGWKTIVGFQTRNPIHRAHEYIQKCALETVDGLFLHPLVGATKEDDIPADVRMRCYEILLENYYPLDRVILAINPAAMRYAGPREAIFHALVRKNYGCTHFIVGRDHAGVGDYYGTYDAQYIFDEFDPSELGIVPMKFEHAFYCLRTKQMGTTKSSPSKPEERVHLSGTKVREMLRRGELPPPEFSRPEVAAELARAIQLSVG encoded by the coding sequence TTGAGTCACCAACAAGAGGCCATTGCACCCCACGGTGGAAAATTAGTTAATCGCATCGCCACGCCAGAACAACGAGCAGAATTTCTCTCCAAAGCTGATTTTTTACCGCGAGTGCAACTAGATGCGCGAGCCGTTTCTGATCTAGAAATGATTGCGATTGGCGGTTTTAGTCCACTGACGGGTTTTATGAACCAGGAAGATTACGATCGCGTCGTCACCCAAATGCGTCTAGCTAACGGTGTTGTTTGGTCGATTCCCATTACACTATCGGTGACACCACAAGTAGCGTCTCCACTCCCAGAAGGTGGTTTAATCCGGCTGGATAACCCCAAGGGCGAGTTTATCGGCGTTTTAGAACTGACGCAGAAATATGAATATGATAAAAACCGCGAGGCGGTTAACGTCTACCGCACCGATGATGCTAAACATCCAGGTGTACAGGTACTCTACAACCAAGGTGCTATACATTTAGCAGGTGACATCTGGTTATTACAACGGGATTCTCATCCGCAATTTCCCGCCTATCAAATTGATCCTGCCGCTTCTCGACAAATGTTTCAAGCCAAAGGCTGGAAAACTATCGTCGGCTTTCAAACTCGCAACCCCATCCATCGCGCCCACGAATATATTCAAAAGTGCGCTTTAGAAACAGTTGACGGTCTATTCTTGCACCCGTTAGTCGGGGCGACAAAAGAAGATGACATCCCCGCTGATGTGCGGATGCGTTGCTATGAAATTTTATTAGAAAACTACTATCCCCTAGACCGAGTAATTTTAGCGATTAATCCAGCAGCGATGCGTTACGCTGGCCCTAGGGAAGCAATCTTCCATGCTTTAGTTCGCAAGAACTATGGCTGCACCCATTTCATCGTGGGACGAGATCATGCAGGTGTGGGTGATTACTACGGCACTTATGATGCTCAATATATCTTTGATGAATTTGATCCCAGTGAATTAGGGATTGTGCCGATGAAATTTGAACACGCTTTTTATTGCTTGCGTACCAAACAAATGGGTACCACCAAAAGTAGCCCCAGCAAACCAGAAGAACGAGTGCATTTATCAGGGACAAAAGTCAGAGAAATGTTGCGTCGCGGCGAGTTACCCCCACCGGAATTTTCCCGCCCAGAAGTAGCAGCGGAATTGGCTAGGGCGATCCAATTGTCAGTGGGGTGA
- a CDS encoding class I mannose-6-phosphate isomerase, translated as MDWYPLKLTTNIQKYAFGERLIPERLNKRGLPSGIIAETWEISDYQDKTGTVVNGFLAGRTLHELTLAHPDELVGHGWRGPHFPLLCKFIDASHMLPVHLHADDETALRLHNEPNGKTEAWHILWAAPGATVLAGLKSEFTREQLFTAFASCDYDSVLVRHSIQAGDTIYVPAGVIHSFGPDTLVLEIQQTSNLAQSVMPTDLYGNQYNQQEWYANINATLDELKNHYQPLPNHGLKLQSGANLRIFGCAGPYFALEHWILNESYLEPSHVERCLTLSNVGNVVQLEFASGIESLEQGESCILPAAIGEVRVVPDSQTHLIACYVPDLQRNIIAPLQAAGYEQQQIQKLGEVDSI; from the coding sequence ATGGATTGGTATCCACTAAAGTTAACTACTAATATCCAAAAATACGCTTTTGGCGAAAGGCTGATTCCAGAACGTCTCAACAAGCGCGGTTTACCTTCTGGGATAATAGCTGAAACTTGGGAAATCAGCGACTATCAAGACAAAACAGGGACTGTGGTTAATGGGTTCCTGGCTGGTCGCACCTTGCATGAACTCACCTTAGCTCATCCTGATGAACTCGTTGGTCATGGCTGGCGGGGGCCACACTTTCCTTTATTATGCAAGTTTATTGATGCATCTCATATGTTGCCTGTGCATCTCCATGCTGATGATGAAACGGCTCTGAGGTTACACAATGAACCAAATGGTAAAACTGAAGCTTGGCATATTCTTTGGGCTGCACCAGGAGCAACTGTATTGGCGGGGCTGAAGTCAGAGTTTACACGAGAGCAGCTATTTACCGCTTTTGCTAGCTGTGATTATGATTCTGTTTTGGTGCGCCACTCAATTCAAGCGGGAGACACTATCTATGTACCTGCGGGCGTGATTCACTCTTTTGGGCCTGACACACTTGTCTTGGAAATTCAACAAACCTCGAATCTAGCTCAATCGGTGATGCCAACAGATTTGTATGGAAACCAGTACAATCAACAAGAATGGTACGCGAATATTAATGCTACCCTGGATGAGCTAAAAAACCATTATCAACCACTGCCCAACCATGGGCTAAAGTTACAATCAGGTGCTAATTTGCGGATTTTTGGCTGTGCTGGGCCTTACTTCGCCCTTGAGCATTGGATTTTGAACGAATCGTATTTAGAACCATCTCATGTTGAGCGTTGTTTGACTCTCTCCAATGTCGGCAATGTTGTACAGTTAGAATTTGCTTCTGGTATCGAGTCCCTGGAACAAGGGGAGTCTTGTATTTTACCAGCGGCGATAGGAGAGGTGCGCGTTGTTCCAGATAGTCAAACTCATCTGATTGCTTGCTATGTCCCAGATTTGCAACGCAATATCATTGCGCCACTCCAAGCAGCAGGATATGAGCAGCAGCAAATCCAGAAACTAGGTGAGGTGGACTCGATCTGA
- the ndk gene encoding nucleoside-diphosphate kinase, which translates to MERTFLAIKPDGVQRGLISEIIGRFEKKGFTLVGLKFLTPSKELAEEHYAVHRQRPFFAGLVEFITSGPVVAMVWEGEGVIASARKIIGATNPLTAEPGTIRGDFGINIGRNIIHGSDAPETAKKEIALWFKDEELVSWQPEITPWLHE; encoded by the coding sequence TTGGAACGCACATTCTTAGCAATTAAACCCGATGGCGTACAGCGCGGACTGATCAGCGAAATTATCGGCCGCTTTGAAAAAAAAGGTTTCACCTTGGTGGGCTTGAAATTCCTAACGCCTAGTAAGGAATTAGCAGAAGAACATTATGCTGTTCACCGACAAAGACCCTTTTTTGCAGGTTTAGTGGAATTTATTACTTCTGGGCCCGTGGTAGCAATGGTGTGGGAAGGCGAGGGTGTCATCGCCTCAGCCAGAAAAATCATTGGCGCTACAAATCCCCTAACAGCAGAACCAGGAACAATTCGGGGTGACTTTGGGATTAACATTGGTCGCAATATTATCCACGGCTCTGACGCACCAGAAACAGCAAAAAAGGAAATTGCTTTGTGGTTTAAAGATGAAGAATTAGTGAGTTGGCAACCTGAAATCACACCCTGGTTACACGAGTAG
- the speA gene encoding biosynthetic arginine decarboxylase, with product MGVESTATSDAVVKLSSSEQKAEVKSHKPKKLLPPSNTTEDLPRSWKIEDSEALYRIEGWGQPYFSISAAGHVTVSPKGERGGSLDLFELVNSLKQRNLGLPMLIRFSDILEDRIERLNACFAKAIARYSYPGVYRGVFPVKCNQQRHLIEDLVKFGKPHQFGLEAGSKPELMIALALLDTPGALLICNGYKDQEYIETAMLAQRLGQTPIIVLEQIEEVDLVIAANRQLGIKPILGVRAKLSTQGMGRWGTSSGDRAKFGLTMPEVIEAVDKLRDADLLDSLQLLHFHIGSQISAINVIKDAIQEASRIYVELAMLGADMKYLDVGGGLGVDYDGSQTNFYASKNYNMQNYANDIVAELKDTCAERQISVPTLISESGRAIASHQSVLIFDILSTSDVPLNSPEPPQEGESPIINYLWESYQSINQENYQELYHDAAQFKEEAISRFNLGILRLRERAKAERLYWACCQKILNITRQQEYVPDELEDLEQIMASIYYANLSVFQSAPDCWAIDQLFPIMPIHRLDEEPTRRGILADLTCDSDGKIDRFIDLRDVKSVLELHSFNPNEPYYLGMFLSGAYQEIMGNLHNLFGDTNAVHIQLTPKGYQIEHVVKGDTMSEVVSYVQYDSEDMVERIRQRCEHALEEKRITLAESQRLLQTYEQSLRRYTYLNS from the coding sequence ATGGGTGTTGAGTCAACTGCTACATCTGATGCGGTAGTTAAGCTGTCGTCCAGCGAGCAAAAAGCAGAAGTGAAAAGTCATAAGCCGAAAAAACTGCTACCACCTAGCAATACCACAGAGGATTTGCCTCGCTCATGGAAAATTGAGGATAGCGAAGCTCTCTATCGTATTGAGGGTTGGGGACAACCTTATTTTTCAATTAGTGCTGCTGGTCATGTTACTGTTTCTCCCAAGGGTGAACGCGGCGGTTCTCTTGACTTGTTTGAATTAGTCAATTCTTTGAAGCAGCGTAATTTGGGACTGCCGATGCTGATTCGTTTCTCTGATATTTTGGAGGATAGAATTGAGCGGTTAAATGCTTGTTTTGCGAAGGCGATCGCCCGTTACAGTTATCCTGGTGTTTATCGTGGTGTGTTTCCTGTCAAATGCAACCAGCAGCGCCATTTGATTGAAGATTTGGTGAAGTTTGGTAAGCCCCATCAATTCGGGTTGGAAGCCGGTTCTAAGCCAGAATTAATGATTGCTCTAGCCCTGCTGGATACACCGGGCGCATTGTTAATCTGCAACGGCTACAAAGACCAAGAATACATTGAAACGGCGATGTTAGCCCAAAGACTCGGACAAACACCGATTATTGTCCTAGAACAAATTGAAGAGGTTGATTTGGTAATTGCGGCTAACCGTCAGTTAGGAATTAAACCCATCCTGGGGGTGCGGGCTAAACTCAGTACCCAAGGGATGGGGCGCTGGGGGACTTCCAGTGGCGATCGCGCTAAATTTGGTTTAACAATGCCGGAAGTAATTGAGGCTGTTGATAAACTACGCGACGCTGACTTACTTGATTCTCTCCAGTTGCTGCATTTCCATATCGGCTCACAAATTTCTGCCATCAATGTGATTAAAGATGCCATCCAAGAAGCCAGCCGCATTTACGTAGAATTGGCAATGTTGGGGGCGGATATGAAATACCTCGATGTCGGTGGCGGCTTGGGTGTAGACTACGACGGCTCGCAAACAAATTTCTACGCCTCGAAAAACTACAACATGCAAAACTATGCCAACGACATTGTTGCAGAATTAAAAGATACCTGTGCAGAACGACAAATCTCCGTACCTACACTGATTAGCGAAAGTGGGCGGGCGATCGCTTCCCATCAATCAGTACTGATTTTTGATATCCTCAGCACCAGCGATGTCCCCCTCAATTCCCCAGAACCTCCCCAGGAGGGAGAATCACCCATCATTAATTACCTCTGGGAATCCTACCAATCGATTAACCAAGAGAACTATCAAGAGCTTTACCACGACGCCGCTCAATTTAAAGAAGAAGCCATTAGCCGTTTCAACTTGGGTATTTTGCGCCTGCGGGAACGCGCCAAAGCCGAACGGCTCTACTGGGCTTGTTGTCAAAAAATTCTCAACATTACCAGACAGCAGGAATACGTACCCGATGAACTCGAAGACCTAGAACAAATCATGGCTTCCATCTACTACGCTAATCTTTCGGTGTTTCAATCAGCACCTGATTGTTGGGCGATCGACCAACTATTCCCGATTATGCCCATACACCGTCTAGATGAAGAACCGACGCGGCGAGGCATCTTAGCTGACCTGACCTGCGATAGTGATGGTAAGATTGACCGTTTTATTGACCTGCGTGATGTCAAGTCGGTTCTGGAGTTACATTCCTTCAACCCCAATGAACCATACTATTTGGGAATGTTCCTCAGTGGAGCTTACCAAGAAATCATGGGTAATCTACACAATTTATTTGGCGACACTAACGCAGTTCATATTCAACTGACGCCCAAAGGCTACCAAATTGAACATGTTGTCAAAGGCGATACCATGAGTGAGGTAGTAAGTTACGTACAGTATGACTCAGAAGACATGGTAGAAAGGATTCGCCAGCGCTGTGAACATGCTTTAGAAGAGAAGCGCATCACCCTCGCCGAATCTCAACGCTTGCTACAAACTTATGAGCAGAGTCTCAGAAGATATACGTATTTGAATAGTTAG
- a CDS encoding sugar phosphate nucleotidyltransferase codes for MKAMILAAGKGTRVRPITYTIPKPMIPILQKPVMEFLLELLRQHGFDQIMVNVSHLAEEIENYFRDGQRFGVQIGYSFEGKIDDNGKLVGEAIGSAGGMRRIQDFSPFFDDTFVVLCGDALIDLDLSAAVKWHRAKNSIATIITKTVPREEVSSYGVVVTDEDGRIKAFQEKPKVEEALSTNINTGIYIFEPEVFNYIPSGIEYDIGGELFPKLVEIGAPFHAIPMDFEWVDIGKVPDYWRAIRGVLLGEIKNVQIPGHKVAPGIYTGLNVAVNWDKVDITGPVYIGAMTRIEDGAKIVGPAMIGPNCWICSGATVDNSVIFEWSRLGPGVRLVDKLVFGRYCVDKTGATIDVQAAALDWLITDARQAPPEHTPAERQAIAELLGANGG; via the coding sequence ATGAAAGCAATGATTCTGGCGGCGGGCAAAGGTACTCGCGTTCGTCCGATTACATATACGATTCCCAAACCAATGATTCCTATCCTGCAAAAGCCAGTGATGGAATTTTTATTGGAACTGTTGCGCCAGCATGGATTTGACCAAATTATGGTCAACGTCAGCCATTTGGCAGAGGAAATTGAAAACTATTTCCGTGATGGTCAGCGATTTGGCGTCCAGATTGGCTATTCTTTTGAAGGAAAAATCGATGACAACGGCAAACTGGTAGGTGAAGCCATCGGTTCTGCTGGGGGAATGCGCCGTATTCAAGACTTTTCGCCGTTTTTTGATGATACCTTTGTGGTGTTGTGCGGTGATGCGTTGATCGATCTGGATTTGTCAGCAGCAGTCAAGTGGCACAGAGCGAAGAATTCCATCGCCACGATTATTACAAAAACCGTGCCTAGGGAAGAAGTTTCTAGCTATGGCGTGGTAGTTACTGATGAAGATGGACGCATCAAAGCATTCCAAGAAAAACCTAAGGTAGAAGAAGCCCTGAGTACCAACATCAATACAGGGATTTACATTTTTGAACCAGAAGTATTCAACTACATCCCTTCTGGAATTGAATATGACATTGGCGGCGAGTTGTTCCCTAAATTAGTAGAAATTGGTGCTCCCTTCCACGCCATACCCATGGATTTTGAATGGGTAGATATCGGTAAAGTACCAGATTATTGGCGAGCAATTCGGGGTGTATTGCTAGGCGAAATTAAAAACGTACAAATTCCAGGCCATAAAGTTGCTCCGGGGATTTACACTGGCTTAAATGTGGCTGTCAATTGGGACAAAGTGGATATTACAGGGCCAGTATACATCGGTGCGATGACGAGGATTGAAGACGGTGCCAAGATTGTCGGCCCAGCGATGATTGGCCCCAACTGTTGGATATGCAGTGGTGCAACCGTAGATAACAGCGTCATTTTTGAATGGTCACGCTTGGGGCCTGGAGTGCGCCTCGTTGATAAACTGGTGTTTGGGCGTTATTGTGTGGATAAAACCGGCGCTACCATCGATGTGCAAGCAGCCGCTCTCGACTGGTTAATCACCGACGCTCGCCAAGCACCACCAGAGCACACCCCAGCCGAGCGACAAGCTATAGCTGAATTGTTAGGAGCTAACGGGGGTTAG
- a CDS encoding segregation/condensation protein A, which yields MDAAELLETITHLIQQAERGEIDPWDVQVIEVIDRYLELMAPEATTKGYEADLSQSGQAFLSASMLVLFKANTLMQLHSATEQSETLLEETLLESADGILNQGQRLQLERHLRRRPAAMPPPKRRVTLQELIDQLQLMASQLKLVEKNHKPARPRRQPSAQTMRAALELAHQENLTEVAGELEQVLQLSATELNLNQDWLNLEQLVELWTKSKHPHSHLSAHDSEHSHKVSVFWALLLLSAQSKVELAQEEFYQEVKIRLLVDSVSTCKPS from the coding sequence ATGGATGCTGCCGAGCTCTTAGAAACAATTACGCACCTCATTCAACAAGCAGAAAGAGGAGAAATTGATCCTTGGGACGTCCAGGTAATTGAGGTGATTGATCGTTACTTAGAACTCATGGCGCCGGAGGCTACAACCAAAGGCTACGAAGCCGACTTGTCTCAATCGGGACAAGCTTTTTTATCGGCATCGATGCTAGTGTTATTTAAAGCCAACACCTTGATGCAATTGCACTCAGCAACCGAGCAATCAGAAACTCTACTAGAAGAAACACTCTTAGAAAGCGCGGATGGAATCTTAAATCAGGGTCAGCGCTTGCAATTAGAGCGACATCTGCGGCGTCGTCCCGCCGCCATGCCGCCACCCAAACGCCGTGTAACTCTGCAAGAATTAATCGACCAATTGCAGCTCATGGCCAGTCAGTTAAAACTGGTAGAAAAAAACCACAAACCCGCCCGTCCTCGGCGTCAGCCCAGTGCTCAAACAATGCGAGCGGCGCTAGAATTGGCTCACCAGGAAAATCTGACAGAAGTAGCTGGAGAATTAGAGCAGGTGTTGCAGCTTTCCGCAACAGAGCTAAATCTCAATCAAGATTGGTTAAATTTAGAACAACTTGTGGAATTGTGGACTAAAAGCAAGCATCCTCACTCACATCTATCGGCTCATGATTCAGAACATAGCCACAAGGTCAGCGTCTTCTGGGCATTGCTGCTGTTGTCGGCTCAATCGAAAGTTGAGCTAGCACAAGAGGAGTTTTATCAAGAAGTGAAAATTAGGCTACTCGTGGATTCAGTCAGCACCTGCAAACCCTCTTAA
- a CDS encoding LapA family protein: MENAELGTINIVPGVQVQAPIAVELLLAVGIGGVFAWIFSIWTQLQRQILSSQQVRQKNVQIRELETKVKQYQTEIQSMQPVLPPAGDA, translated from the coding sequence ATGGAAAACGCTGAACTAGGCACAATTAATATTGTTCCTGGCGTACAAGTGCAAGCACCCATAGCAGTTGAATTACTTTTGGCAGTTGGTATAGGCGGAGTTTTTGCTTGGATATTTAGCATCTGGACACAATTACAACGGCAGATATTATCTAGCCAACAAGTACGCCAAAAAAATGTGCAGATTCGGGAATTGGAGACTAAAGTCAAACAATATCAAACAGAAATCCAATCCATGCAACCTGTACTGCCACCAGCAGGCGATGCTTAA
- a CDS encoding AI-2E family transporter, translating into MRRSASLQRLLIYGLSGPIIALNVWLLSALFTYFKHPVTILSIAAILAFLLNYPVKFFKRARVSHTQAVIIVLLITLTLFVVVGLTLVPMLIDQSIQLLEKIPDWITASQRNLEQFEILAKQRRLPLNLNIVTQQINANIQNMLQQLATGAVGFAGTLLTGIINFVLVIVLAFYMLIYGDRVWYGLVSLLPSKIRVPLTKSLILNFQNFFLSQLLLGLFMVVCLTPIFLVMRVPFALLFAIVIGISELIPFIGATLGIGLVTVLVLLQNWWLAVQVAIAAIVMQQIKDNLLGPRLLGEVIGLNPIWIFVAILMGFEIAGLLGTLVAVPIAGTIKGTFDAMKISNPANFVSPFNITDDFPVDQD; encoded by the coding sequence ATGCGCCGTTCAGCCTCGCTTCAACGTCTGTTAATCTATGGTTTGAGCGGTCCAATTATCGCTCTCAATGTCTGGTTGCTGTCTGCACTTTTTACTTATTTCAAGCATCCTGTTACCATTCTTAGCATTGCAGCAATTCTGGCTTTTTTACTGAATTACCCAGTTAAGTTCTTTAAACGAGCCAGAGTTAGCCATACTCAAGCAGTAATTATCGTTTTGCTCATCACTTTAACTCTGTTTGTTGTAGTTGGGCTGACGCTAGTACCGATGTTAATTGACCAAAGCATCCAATTGTTAGAAAAAATTCCTGATTGGATAACTGCTAGTCAAAGAAATTTAGAACAGTTTGAAATATTGGCTAAACAACGGCGTTTGCCTCTGAATTTAAATATTGTTACCCAGCAAATCAACGCCAACATTCAGAATATGTTACAGCAACTCGCCACTGGTGCAGTAGGATTTGCGGGAACTTTATTGACAGGAATAATTAACTTTGTCTTAGTGATTGTACTAGCATTTTATATGCTCATATACGGCGATCGCGTCTGGTATGGCTTAGTTAGTCTTTTACCCAGCAAAATCCGAGTCCCTCTCACAAAATCCTTGATCCTCAACTTCCAGAATTTTTTCCTCAGTCAGTTGTTACTGGGGTTATTTATGGTGGTCTGTTTGACACCAATTTTCTTAGTCATGAGAGTGCCATTTGCTTTATTATTTGCCATCGTCATCGGCATCTCCGAGTTAATTCCCTTCATCGGCGCCACTCTAGGCATTGGACTAGTCACAGTGTTGGTATTATTACAAAACTGGTGGCTAGCAGTACAAGTAGCCATAGCCGCGATCGTCATGCAGCAGATTAAAGATAACCTCCTCGGCCCTAGGTTACTTGGGGAAGTAATTGGACTCAACCCCATCTGGATTTTTGTCGCTATTTTGATGGGATTTGAAATTGCAGGTTTATTAGGAACACTCGTAGCCGTCCCCATTGCCGGTACAATTAAAGGCACCTTCGACGCCATGAAAATTAGCAACCCTGCTAACTTTGTATCACCCTTCAATATTACCGACGATTTCCCCGTGGATCAGGATTAG
- the pdxH gene encoding pyridoxamine 5'-phosphate oxidase, whose translation MDQTVADLRKDYTLQDFNEIDANPNPFNQFQTWFAQALAAQLLEPNAMTIATTTPDGKPSARMVLLKDFDERGFVFFTNYNSRKGQELAENPQAALVFWWAELERQVRITGRVEKTAENESDYYFDSRPANSRLGAWASNQSEVIVSREFLEQRLREFQQQYANQEVPRPPHWGGLRVIPTEIEFWQGRPSRLHDRLLYTRLDDGGWKIERLSP comes from the coding sequence ATGGATCAAACTGTAGCTGACCTACGCAAGGATTATACTTTGCAAGATTTCAACGAAATTGACGCAAATCCCAATCCATTCAACCAATTTCAAACATGGTTTGCTCAAGCTTTAGCAGCCCAACTCCTAGAACCCAATGCGATGACGATTGCGACCACCACACCAGATGGTAAACCTTCGGCGAGAATGGTTTTACTCAAGGATTTTGATGAGCGCGGTTTTGTCTTTTTCACGAACTATAACAGCCGCAAAGGCCAAGAACTGGCAGAAAATCCCCAAGCGGCGTTGGTTTTTTGGTGGGCGGAATTGGAACGCCAAGTTCGGATTACGGGCCGTGTGGAGAAGACGGCGGAAAATGAGTCTGATTATTATTTTGACAGTCGTCCTGCTAACAGTCGTTTGGGTGCGTGGGCGTCTAATCAAAGTGAGGTGATTGTCAGTCGAGAATTTTTAGAGCAACGTTTGCGGGAATTCCAGCAACAATATGCAAATCAAGAGGTTCCCCGACCGCCCCATTGGGGAGGGTTGCGCGTGATTCCTACAGAAATTGAGTTTTGGCAAGGGCGCCCCAGTCGTCTACACGATCGCTTGCTTTATACTCGTTTAGATGATGGGGGTTGGAAAATTGAGAGATTGTCGCCTTAA
- a CDS encoding DMT family transporter: protein MLKISGQTYLWLAILIFGASGAVTRKLTEIGAENFIGGRNPISLCNVLFVGNLCALILLILIYGRQWNKTALKQISKKQWISLTAVAILSGALAPGLIFQALALTPINNIIIVGRLEPPLTLALSIWLLRERVNLWQFMGAIAVFIGVILTVILQPPAANMIQMSGLHVGLGEILAAIGSIAISVSTIIAKKYLSPVPLGIYSIFRTALGTVIFFCLALIVYGRDHFAEAFSPFLWQWMFLYGGLIVVVGQSLWIKGLRYSTVSTASLVGSFTPIIGIVAAYFILGEAPTIPQYIGGGLILVAILLSQLGHQRQKDSTVDSISAVQEVETNVGFKGM, encoded by the coding sequence ATGCTCAAAATTTCCGGACAAACTTATCTTTGGCTCGCCATCCTAATTTTTGGAGCATCTGGCGCTGTCACGCGCAAACTGACAGAAATTGGTGCTGAAAACTTTATCGGCGGTCGCAATCCTATTTCTTTATGTAATGTTTTATTTGTGGGCAATCTTTGCGCCTTAATACTTTTAATTTTAATTTATGGGCGACAGTGGAACAAAACAGCCTTAAAGCAAATATCAAAAAAACAATGGATTAGTCTAACAGCGGTAGCTATTTTATCAGGAGCCTTAGCCCCTGGCTTAATTTTTCAAGCTTTAGCACTAACACCAATCAACAATATCATCATCGTTGGTCGCTTAGAACCGCCGCTGACTCTAGCCTTATCAATTTGGTTATTGCGAGAACGGGTAAATCTTTGGCAATTTATGGGAGCGATCGCCGTTTTTATTGGTGTTATCCTCACAGTTATTCTCCAACCTCCCGCAGCAAACATGATCCAAATGTCAGGTTTGCATGTGGGTTTAGGAGAAATTCTCGCAGCCATTGGATCAATAGCAATCTCCGTCTCCACAATTATTGCTAAAAAATATCTCTCGCCAGTCCCCCTAGGAATTTATAGTATTTTCCGCACCGCCCTAGGAACCGTGATCTTTTTCTGTTTAGCGTTAATAGTTTATGGTAGAGATCATTTCGCTGAAGCCTTCTCACCATTTTTATGGCAGTGGATGTTTTTGTATGGTGGGTTAATCGTCGTCGTAGGTCAGTCACTCTGGATTAAAGGCTTGAGATACTCCACCGTATCGACAGCCTCCTTAGTTGGCTCATTTACCCCCATTATCGGGATTGTAGCCGCCTACTTCATCTTGGGTGAAGCCCCCACCATACCGCAATATATCGGCGGTGGCTTGATTTTAGTAGCCATCCTTCTTAGTCAACTCGGCCATCAGCGCCAAAAAGATAGCACCGTAGATTCCATATCCGCAGTCCAAGAAGTGGAAACCAATGTAGGATTCAAAGGCATGTAA
- a CDS encoding DUF3153 domain-containing protein, which produces MKPFGFVTLAAKKLMNRCFTITKQAGREKSPKPFVWLVVVVALLLSGCVKYDVGVNFNNSNNGEIVQHIKLGERLTSFSGDYVYEWLNSIERRARKLEGKTQRVSPEEIIVSIPFSNGEELQTKFNNFFNSHVNQQAQTADNEANSELPKIASNIILEQNNFILVVKNRLIYDLDLRSLSIIASKGNVLANPGSIIDLQFSLKAPWGAENITVGETAIAPEKNGNQLLWQLRPGELNHIETVFWLPSPLGIGTLLITLFIAGGLYLRYSFMPDPQIQFSTKAAVTEQPQS; this is translated from the coding sequence ATGAAACCATTTGGTTTTGTCACTCTCGCAGCAAAAAAACTGATGAATCGTTGCTTTACTATCACCAAACAAGCAGGTAGGGAAAAAAGCCCAAAACCTTTTGTCTGGCTGGTGGTGGTAGTAGCTTTGTTGTTATCTGGTTGCGTTAAATATGATGTAGGCGTTAACTTTAACAACTCCAATAACGGAGAAATAGTCCAACATATCAAATTGGGAGAAAGACTCACCAGTTTTAGTGGTGACTATGTGTATGAATGGTTAAATAGCATAGAACGTCGCGCCCGGAAATTAGAAGGAAAAACGCAGCGGGTTTCCCCAGAGGAAATAATTGTCAGTATTCCTTTTAGTAATGGTGAGGAATTACAAACAAAATTCAATAACTTCTTTAATTCCCACGTTAATCAACAAGCTCAGACAGCAGATAATGAAGCAAATTCGGAATTACCGAAAATAGCCTCGAATATCATATTAGAACAAAATAACTTTATACTAGTAGTCAAAAATAGATTAATTTATGATTTAGACCTGCGATCGCTCTCCATTATTGCCAGCAAAGGTAACGTTTTAGCCAATCCCGGCTCAATAATCGATTTGCAATTTAGCTTAAAAGCCCCCTGGGGAGCGGAAAACATTACAGTGGGAGAAACAGCGATCGCTCCCGAAAAAAATGGCAATCAGCTACTATGGCAACTCAGACCAGGAGAATTAAACCACATAGAAACTGTTTTTTGGCTCCCCAGTCCTTTAGGTATTGGGACTTTGTTAATCACCTTATTTATTGCGGGAGGACTATATTTAAGATATAGTTTCATGCCAGATCCACAAATTCAATTTAGCACAAAAGCTGCAGTTACAGAACAGCCCCAAAGCTAG